From Montipora foliosa isolate CH-2021 chromosome 6, ASM3666993v2, whole genome shotgun sequence, a single genomic window includes:
- the LOC138006828 gene encoding beta-1,4-galactosyltransferase galt-1-like, which yields MIRWVANCRCFRFRRRRIAFIFTLALATFILALQINIYTVQVTQSEKGDIVVETNLLRPLETLPTINLTAEQHVNTALEKNNEREQSSNSDGKTFVVSPTKNRETGAKQRVPPCAQLQEKSRFREVSKGVLVFSVWFDHRKTQPFIRILLLWSRQKPPPSLTCKFESAAKRKILTSASVFYEHNENHHRHYGAFIASCVVPQELDRIPCSVNVSITSAAEGQNVGNDISLAFPVGFTGRLDDLNGRKYGICIPPVHGDISVDKIVEFIELTKILGASHFTFYDLAMTERVRDVLSHYENKGLVSVLDWNLPEYIGNNDLHYHGQVLSIMDCLYRSMRDLRFVAFHDLDEFIVPLRHDNMNSLLQEIHKDQHCGHCFESVVFDPSTNHESTKISPLITQRVFYRTSQFIRYWTKCVVDPHRIFEQGIHHISKALEEYYDPDQVDWNIARVFHYRKCQDSGASMQLTCSNSFEVDKTMEKFGHELLLNFRSAMNVTNADAL from the coding sequence ATGATTAGATGGGTCGCAAACTGTCGCTGTTTTCGTTTTAGACGTAGAAGGATTGCATTCATCTTCACTTTGGCTTTAGCTACGTTCATTCTAGCGCTGCAGATTAACATTTACACCGTTCAAGTTACACAATCCGAGAAGGGCGATATTGTTGTTGAAACGAATCTTCTTCGACCTTTGGAAACTTTACCGACGATCAATTTAACAGCTGAACAGCATGTAAATACAGCACTCGAAAAAAATAACGAGAGAGAACAGTCCTCAAACTCTGATGGTAAAACGTTTGTCGTTTCTCCGACGAAAAACCGAGAAACGGGCGCAAAACAGCGGGTACCGCCATGCGCTCAACTGCAGGAAAAGTCAAGATTTCGCGAGGTTAGCAAAGGTGTTTTGGTATTTTCGGTTTGGTTTGACCATCGGAAAACACAGCCTTTTATCCGAATATTGCTGTTGTGGTCAAGGCAAAAGCCTCCTCCCTCACTAACCTGTAAATTCGAAAGTGCCGCAAAACGAAAGATTTTGACAAGTGCAAGTGTCTTCTATGAACATAACGAAAACCACCACAGACATTATGGGGCCTTTATCGCTTCATGTGTCGTTCCTCAAGAGCTCGATAGGATACCATGTTCGGTTAATGTCTCCATCACATCAGCTGCTGAGGGACAAAATGTCGGAAATGATATCTCCTTAGCTTTTCCAGTGGGTTTCACGGGCCGTCTTGACGACTTGAACGGGAGGAAGTATGGCATTTGCATACCTCCCGTGCATGGTGACATATCAGTGGACAAAATTGTAGAGTTTATTGAGCTTACGAAGATTTTAGGAGCCTCGCACTTCACGTTTTATGATCTCGCAATGACTGAAAGAGTGCGTGACGTCTTGAGCCATTACGAAAACAAAGGGTTAGTTAGCGTTCTCGACTGGAATTTACCGGAGTATATTGGCAATAATGACTTGCACTACCATGGCCAAGTTTTGTCTATCATGGATTGCTTGTATCGTTCAATGAGAGACCTGCGCTTTGTGGCTTTTCATGACTTGGATGAGTTTATTGTTCCTTTGCGACATGATAACATGAACTCACTGCTGCAGGAAATCCACAAAGATCAACATTGTGGGCATTGCTTCGAAAGCGTGGTCTTTGACCCATCGACGAATCACGAATCAACCAAGATCTCTCCATTGATAACACAGCGCGTATTTTATCGAACAAGTCAATTTATTCGATATTGGACCAAATGTGTGGTAGACCCGCATAGGATTTTCGAACAAGGAATACATCATATTAGCAAAGCACTCGAAGAATATTATGATCCTGATCAAGTAGATTGGAATATTGCGCGCGTTTTTCATTACAGAAAATGTCAAGATTCTGGTGCATCGATGCAGCTAACATGCTCCAACAGTTTTGAAGTCGATAAAACCATGGAGAAATTTGGACATGAACTTTTACTTAACTTTCGGAGTGCTATGAATGTTACAAATGCAGACGCACTTTAA
- the LOC138005080 gene encoding uncharacterized protein: MVAACPSQASLNQLRFLSPEYFRAGEIHNHLSVWEHLLRGRGSSQVDLMEIINEGVRIDRFFKSFKGNFKGSSYDSLLPPPMRLDNAKICEQFRNFITDTVVDWVDAGVLAVWGRVSEVTPPHLVLPLTVEPSKPRLCHDERFLNLWIKDLPFKLDHLSDLPRYVLPGHFQTSFDDKSGYQHVLLHPSSRTFFGLEWNGVYFVFCTLPFGWKASAYIYHNLGLAVTSAARSFGVPVSQYIDDRHVGQLCRAPASSTLSPSKVLAEAAAYILCYLLIEAGYFIAIAKSQCAPSIVIRFLGFLCDSFRQAFLLPPDKKLKFKILREEILSSRCVGVKTLQRFAGKVISFSLAIPGCKLYVRETFKAISQLCRSSKPFVRVEGNPRTEVLYWRFLDDWNDCFPWRSELHVTVSLFSDASTRAWGAVLFRNGQKLTSRDYWPSDPSTDVNLLESRALLNALVSFKSRLSNSRVDVHIDNKVLKSALDDDGCRNSAINEVVKEIYRYSRDQNFSIQTFYVPSSHNPADEPSRKCSDLDCMLSVGAWLSLERLFGPHSFYLMSLDSNCQKDAYGNPLPHYTPWATPGSAGINVFANPLPAGHNIYVFPPFVLLGPLLRYVVDQEFHGAFTLIVPDIRPRPFWWATIQAFSIDRFLLGKKGSGSVLLFPSQRSQEWFTRPLQWDLWAFRCVC, from the coding sequence ATGGTCGCAGCGTGCCCCAGTCAAGCTTCGTTAAACCAGCTTCGTTTCCTCAGCCCTGAATATTTCCGAGCGGGCGAAATCCACAACCACCTGTCAGTATGGGAGCACTTACTGCGCGGACGTGGTTCATCTCAGGTAGACCTTATGGAGATTATTAACGAAGGCGTTAGGATCGATCGGTTTTTCAAGTCCttcaaaggaaattttaaaGGCTCCTCATATGATTCGCTGCTCCCTCCTCCCATGCGACTTGACAACGCCAAGATTTGTGAACAATTTCGGAATTTTATCACTGATACTGTCGTCGATTGGGTAGACGCGGGGGTACTTGCGGTTTGGGGCAGGGTCAGCGAAGTAACTCCCCCCCATTTGGTCCTTCCCCTCACTGTGGAACCTTCCAAACCTCGTTTATGCCACGATGAACGATTTTTGAATCTGTGGATTAAAGACCTCCCTTTTAAGCTTGACCACCTCTCAGACTTGCCCAGGTATGTTCTTCCTGGCCATTTTCAAACCTCCTTTGATGATAAAAGTGGCTATCAGCATGTGCTGCTCCACCCTTCGTCGCGGACTTTCTTTGGCTTGGAGTGGAATGGCgtttattttgtgttttgcaCTCTCCCGTTTGgatggaaggcgagtgcttaTATATATCACAATCTCGGTCTTGCCGTTACGAGTGCGGCACGTTCCTTTGGGGTTCCAGTGTCTCAGTACATAGACGATCGTCACGTTGGTCAACTCTGTCGGGCGCCAGCCAGTTCCACTCTATCCCCTAGCAAAGTACTCGCTGAGGCCGCCGCCTACATTTTATGCTATCTTCTCATAGAGGCAGGGTACTTCATAGCTATCGCTAAATCACAGTGCGCCCCTTCTATTGTTATTCGTTTTCTCGGTTTTCTTTGCGATTCCTTTCGCCAGGCTTTCCTTCTCCCGCCTGATAAGAAACTCAAGTTCAAGATACTCAGGGAGGAGATTCTGTCCTCCCGGTGTGTTGGTGTTAAAACCCTTCAGAGGTTTGCGGGAAAGGTTATCTCGTTTAGTTTGGCCATTCCTGGTTGCAAACTCTACGTTCGTGAAACTTTCAAGGCCATTTCCCAGCTCTGTCGCTCCTCTAAACCTTTTGTTCGCGTTGAGGGAAACCCTCGTACAGAGGTCTTATACTGGCGTTTCCTCGATGATTGGAACGATTGTTTCCCTTGGCGCTCCGAGCTTCACGTCACAGTTTCACTCTTTTCTGACGCCTCGACGCGTGCTTGGGGTGCGGTTCTGTTTCGAAACGGACAGAAGTTGACGTCAAGAGATTACTGGCCCTCTGATCCTTCTACAGATGTCAATTTATTGGAGTCAAGAGCTTTGTTGAATGctcttgtttcttttaaaagccggTTGTCAAATTCCCGCGTTGATGTCCATATTGATAACAAAGTTCTCAAGTCCGCATTAGACGACGACGGTTGCAGGAATTCTGCAATTAACGAGGTTGTCAAAGAAATTTATCGTTATAGTCGAGATCAGAACTTCAGCATTCAAACTTTCTACGTGCCTTCGTCGCATAATCCTGCTGACGAACCTTCGCGGAAGTGTTCGGATTTGGATTGTATGCTTTCTGTTGGGGCTTGGCTATCTTTGGAACGTTTGTTCGGTCCTCATTCATTCTATTTAATGTCCTTGGACAGTAACTGTCAAAAAGATGCCTACGGCAATCCTCTACCCCACTACACGCCCTGGGCCACCCCCGGATCCGCTGGGATCAACGTTTTCGCTAATCCCCTACCGGCTGGACACAACATTTACGTGTTTCCACCTTTTGTTCTTCTTGGACCTCTTCTTCGCTACGTTGTCGACCAAGAGTTTCATGGCGCTTTCACGCTCATTGTTCCGGATATCCGACCAAGACCATTCTGGTGGGCAACCATCCAGGCCTTCTCAATCGATCGatttcttttgggcaagaagggtTCCGGTTCAGTCCTACTTTTCCCTTCCCAGCGTTCTCAAGAATGGTTCACCCGTCCTCTCCAGTGGGACCTCTGGGCGTTTCGATGTGTCTGCTAG